The following are from one region of the Dreissena polymorpha isolate Duluth1 chromosome 2, UMN_Dpol_1.0, whole genome shotgun sequence genome:
- the LOC127869039 gene encoding retina-specific copper amine oxidase-like, whose translation MISLQRMQYNSEEESLMVHESQGCDGDDDDDGASEKHIQRNKVKSFSIKTLAGSILFTGVTSFVLGIAFDRFVLSHQKKFEHTPCVVENTIQCITEKYNNTLTGSEILLNHTESESYLCKVCNRNSSKENAHFEPNVHLSPFSQLTEMEVNSVVKFLQSRKYISTTQQFNESRITHLYLHPPNKQHVLEYLDRSGSLPARFAHVHVIRPVMQPPDVIEYKVGPLNALTNMVAEQLIKDGVININRRPNDEMENYELFKFINITLHVPGLDSLLRESFDSASFGNNISVMFYQLPTVNANERISHMNLYLQIDDEGEGDASLRLLPISCFVHHAGTNVANWKASDWYYASQGPFYSSEDLNDAYGLGTLRMVRYPKGYIKQHTNEFNVRKDDTMPERDFSNIPPPRTYTEHGKRYKINGYKITYLGWQFEFSLHPVRGPVIYDIRFKEHRIAYEISLQDITLLYHPGSNGYGPLTLTDTAFLLGTGSREPRPGLDCPKWGNILDVNGTFQWYHVGPWAGVCVFEADGQRALWRHRARGMVDYFLVVRTILTLGNYDYVVEWEFHVDGRIETMLTASGYLFGSWDDGLYNSSMFGFRIGDFLLGPIHDHTYSFKVDIDVLGIQNSFQTLTWEAGDINAAFQSDDRRTFSGNNNMFYFNQTRFIRDTIYQNETSVVWNPHQPKYYMVVNERERNKWGSLRGYRIVPYSTEQEILKDHPLLNSWNHLKYQIAISKRKESEPYLTNTFYSTLGPFNIADEAGKMTLDDESIVNEDVVLWISEKFLHIPCAEDVPMTISVKRGFTLKPFNYFDSTPVFDLPAFYSDSVDPYDYQQCPEEK comes from the exons ATGATTTCACTACAAAGGATGCAATATAATTCCGAAGAAGAATCCTTAATG GTCCACGAGTCACAGGGTTGCGATGGAGATGATGACGACGATGGTGCATCTGAAAAACACATACAGCGAAACAAAGTGAAATCCTTCAGTATTAAGACTCTAGCAGGGTCAATTTTATTTACTGGCGTAACAAGTTTCGTTCTTGGCATTGCATTCGATCGTTTTGTTTTGAGCCATCAAAAAAAGTTTGAACATACTCCATGCGTAGTTGAAAATACGATACAGTGTATaacagaaaaatataataacacacTTACGGGatctgaaatattattaaatcacACAGAAAGCGAGAGTTATTTATGTAAGGTCTGTAATAGAAATTCATCaaaagaaaatgctcattttgaaCCAAACGTACATCTTTCGCCATTTTCGCAGTTAACAGAGATGGAAGTAAACTCAGTTGTTAAATTCCTACAATCAAGAAAATATATATCGACGACACAACAGTTCAATGAATCAAGGATAACTCACTTATATCTCCATCCACCGAATAAACAACACGTTTTGGAGTACTTGGACAGAAGTGGGTCATTGCCTGCCCGGTTTGCGCATGTGCATGTCATTCGACCCGTAATGCAACCGCCGGATGTAATAGAGTACAAAGTTGGGCCACTGAATGCTCTCACAAATATGGTTGCTGAACAGCTTATAAAGGATGGCGTTATAAACATTAATCGTAGGCCAAACGATGAAATGGAAAACTATGAgctatttaaatttataaatatcacGCTTCATGTGCCTGGATTGGACAGTTTGCTTCGCGAAAGCTTCGACAGTGCCTCGTTTGGTAACAATATATCTGTAATGTTTTACCAGCTACCTACTGTTAACGCGAATGAAAGGATTTCACATATGAATTTGTATCTGCAAATTGATGATGAAGGAGAAGGGGATGCCTCTTTAAGACTTTTGCCTATATCGTGCTTTGTTCACCACGCGGGAACAAACGTTGCAAATTGGAAAGCTTCTGATTGGTATTATGCTTCACAAGGCCCATTTTATTCCAGCGAGGATCTTAACGATGCTTATGGACTGGGGACGTTAAGAATGGTACGTTACCCAAAAGGCTATATCAAGCAGCACACGAATGAATTTAATGTAAGAAAAGACGACACTATGCCGGAAAGGGATTTTTCAAATATTCCACCACCAAGGACGTATACAGAGCACGGTAAACGGTATAAAATAAACGGGTACAAAATTACTTATTTAGGATGGCAATTTGAATTTTCTTTGCATCCCGTAAGAGGTCCTGTAATCTATGACATCCGTTTCAAGGAACACAGAATAGCATATGAAATTTCACTTCAGGATATAACTCTCTTGTACCATCCTGGTTCTAATGGATACGGACCGTTGACCCTTACTGACACGGCATTTTTACTCGGGACAGGTTCCAGAGAACCGAGGCCAGGGCTGGATTGTCCCAAGTGGGGCAACATTCTGGATGTGAACGGTACCTTTCAGTGGTATCATGTCGGACCATGGGCAGGAGTGTGTGTTTTTGAAGCCGACGGGCAGAGAGCGCTATGGAGACATAGGGCAAGGGGAATGGTTGATTACTTTCTCGTTGTTAGGACTATCCTTACCCTGGGGAACTATGACTATGTAGTCGAATGGGAATTCCACGTTGACGGTCGTATAGAAACTATGTTAACAGCTTCGGGGTATTTGTTTGGAAGTTGGGATGATGGCCTTTACAATTCGTCAATGTTTGGATTTAGAATAGGTGATTTTCTGTTGGGTCCCATACACGATCATACATATTCTTTTAAGGTAGATATTGATGTCCTAGGCATACAAAATAGTTTCCAAACTCTAACGTGGGAAGCGGGAGATATTAATGCTGCTTTTCAAAGCGATGACAGGCGAACATTTTCGggaaataataacatgttttattttaaccaaACTCGATTTATACGCGATACCATTTACCAAAATGAAACATCTGTAGTGTGGAACCCACACCAGCCAAAATACTATATGGTTGTTAATGAACGAGAAAGAAACAAATGGGGTTCGTTAAGAGGGTATAGGATTGTGCCATACTCGACAGAGCAAGAAATATTGAAGGATCACCCTTTGTTAAACTCGTGGAATCATTTGAAGTACCAAATTGCGATAAGTAAACGCAAAGAATCAGAACCCTATTTGAcgaatacattttattcaacgctTGGTCCATTCAACATTGCAGATGAAGCAGGGAAGATGACACTTGATGATGAAAGCATTGTCAATGAAGACGTGGTGCTTTGGATAAGCGAAAAGTTCCTACACATTCCATGCGCCGAAGATGTCCCTATGACGATTTCGGTGAAAAGAGGATTTACCTTGAAACCTTTTAACTATTTCGACAGCACCCCGGTGTTTGACCTTCCTGCATTTTACTCTGACAGTGTTGATCCATATGATTATCAACAATGCCCTGAAGAGAAATGA
- the LOC127869042 gene encoding uncharacterized protein LOC127869042, producing the protein MATYFSSSIRKGSDVFFEFPCITCQGNDRNTEAQFYCTECSKAYCGKCVEHHNVLYMKHAIMGKEAISKWSVTNVDARERCQEHKQELTGFCEDHKELLCHVCHVYNHQKCSHVVIIADKLKDLQQTGEYKKMSALFDSYYRLLILKKNSLEKSIQFHEKSCDKIREEINELRKKINDELDQLERNTVKELDALLTTLRASIQTDIFKCYESIKQMSRVQDDWVSIQNKSGTIHFRKYISCLDQSLRIESTLKEMEVQREMILTFYPDRSIQKTLSTLSDLGDIIGEVRESQTASKVTPDEVTKKRKPQSCNTVTSRHINALSNMNTSAGQPGQVRLIKTKYRVRVKSETNTCRISGICETGAGDLLITDWWNKNVKLLDQDYKVVARYDLPDTPLSMCSIDSNQVAVAVGNSGVLLMRVTNGCLRHKRTLNIEHSCTGIAHHHGNLYITSRDALYLYTVDGRLVSKMYENTLRRWTVTSCAVSPDGQRIYVANEETKQLFTLSSNGRVISTLSDPSLKWSYPPVLPGIHLMDSGEILVCGDLSNTIIEVDRDGRQRLAEVISEKDEVIKPMSVYYSYNTSSYIVGMDGNDHIMVCKKCKKKK; encoded by the exons ATGGCCACTTATTTTTCGAGTTCAATACGTAAAGGATCAGATGTGTTCTTTGAGTTTCCTTGCATTACTTGTCAAGGAAATGACAGAAACACAGAGGCGCAATTTTACTGTACGGAATGTTCTAAGGCTTATTGTGGGAAATGTGTGGAGCATCACAATGTTTTATACATGAAGCATGCAATTATGGGGAAAGAAGCTATTAGCAAGTGGTCTGTTACTAATGTGGATGCACGCGAACGATGTCAGGAGCACAAACAAGAATTAACAGGGTTCTGTGAGGACCACAAAGAGCTGCTGTGTCATGTCTGCCATGTTTACAATCATCA GAAATGCAGCCACGTCGTTATCATAGCTGATAAATTGAAAGATCTGCAGCAGACAGGAGAGTACAAAAAGATGTCAGCACTTTTCGATTCATACTATCGGCTATTGATTCTGAAGAAAAATTCATTGGAGAAAAGTATTCAGTTTCATGAAAAGTCCTGCGACAAAATCAGAGAAGAAATCAATGAATTACGCAAGAAAATTAACGATGAGTTGGACCAACTGGAGAGAAATACCGTCAAAGAGTTGGACGCCTTACTCACTACCTTGAGGGCATCTATTCAAACAGATATTTTCAAATGCTATGagtcaataaaacaaatgtcacGTGTACAAGACGATTGGGTGAGCATACAAAACAAGAGTGGTACGATTCATTTTAGAAAGTACATAAGCTGTCTTGATCAGTCTCTCAGGATCGAATCAACTTTAAAAGAAATGGAAGTACAAAGAGAAATGATTCTGACCTTTTATCCTGATAGAAGCATCCAAAAAACTTTGTCCACTCTCTCAGACTTGGGAGATATAATCGGGGAAGTAAGAGAGTCACAAACTGCTAGTAAAGTAACACCAGACGAAGTCACCAAAAAGAGGAAACCTCAGTCATGTAACACAGTAACAAGCCGGCATATAAACGCACTTAGCAACATGAACACGTCCGCAGGACAACCTGGTCAAGTGCGACTTATCAAAACTAAGTATAGAGTGCGTGTAAAAAGTGAAACAAACACGTGCAGGATTTCAGGCATTTGTGAGACAGGTGCTGGAGATCTCCTCATCACAGACTGGTGGAACAAGAATGTGAAGCTTCTGGATCAGGACTACAAAGTTGTGGCCCGATATGACTTACCTGATACACCTTTGTCGATGTGCAGCATCGACTCTAATCAGGTAGCAGTCGCTGTGGGAAACTCAGGTGTCCTCTTAATGCGAGTGACCAATGGTTGTTTGAGACATAAAAGGACGTTAAACATCGAACATTCATGTACTGGTATTGCTCATCACCATGGAAACCTCTACATAACATCACGTGATGCACTGTACCTATACACTGTTGATGGAAGACTTGTGAGCAAGATGTACGAAAACACATTAAGAAGATGGACAg TCACCTCATGTGCAGTCAGTCCGGATGGGCAAAGAATATATGTGGCCAACGAGGAAACAAAACAActtttcacactgtccagtaatGGCAGAGTGATCTCCACGCTGAGTGACCCGTCTCTAAAATGGAGCTACCCTCCCGTCTTACCTGGTATCCATTTGATGGACTCGGGGGAAATTCTGGTTTGTGGAGACTTGTCCAACACAATTATCGAGGTGGACAGAGATGGGAGACAGAGACTGGCAGAGGTGATCTCAGAAAAGGATGAAGTAATCAAACCAATGTCTGTCTACTACAGTTACAATACATCCTCATATATTGTGGGAATGGATGGAAATGACCACATAATGGtgtgtaaaaaatgtaaaaaaaagaagtag
- the LOC127870088 gene encoding uncharacterized protein LOC127870088, translated as MATETGNFDCGLSDEHKDGCIAACFTHNTLLCLKCKESHGELCKVKSLEGTLYEKDKGLIQIMGALQKAKRSFTETEKYLQEIRERRQAVKDDINLELKDIIIRLEQSAKLAIQTVDSEAVKMESTFTAFLKEGRELETKLKDHLSMNVGLEKFESVVQALTDLLKKTDTTRSGKSLDASFNVNETLRHNVNHKPFGTVIFSEVECYEDVLPHTKPKRTQTKTHNSRGEVVPQNQEADEESASDSDIYYESQFGTESSTLPPDLKGRKRSLIPFIGKNNRVAKNPVVNGSPKPKMFDGTLKPKMIASFAKFKQIFKKTEREVESSIFFSDDPVCSENATTTSPVPSDSKTVVVFTPFGQEKQVPFSWTADFTNGIIYFNNTEKKLLLTDADRKLKCSEYVQDEPLAILHVSMERVAMFCIIQKSGSCVLRCYDVHDREIRLYHSVKLPDEFSQQFIGAWYDTVDDRFAVACSDKLFILNRDGAIESEHELEKSADEPVDADRNSSDAKPVKNGGERDILEATYDFRNRLLFVPDAKQGTCEYYITLKNENKS; from the coding sequence ATGGCGACTGAGACTGGTAATTTTGACTGCGGGTTGTCCGATGAACATAAAGACGGGTGTATTGCAGCTTGTTTCACGCATAATACGTTGCTGTGCCTAAAATGCAAGGAAAGTCACGGAGAGCTGTGTAAAGTGAAGTCACTGGAAGGCACATTGTATGAGAAAGATAAAGGTTTAATTCAAATAATGGGCGCGCTTCAAAAAGCCAAACGCAGTTTTACAGAGACAGAAAAGTACTTGCAAGAAATAAGAGAGAGAAGACAAGCTGTAAAAGATGACATTAACCTAGAACTTAAAGATATTATTATCAGACTTGAGCAAAGTGCTAAACTTGCAATACAGACGGTGGACTCGGAAGCAGTAAAGATGGAAAGTACCTTTACCGCCTTTTTGAAAGAAGGTCGTGAGCTAGAGACAAAACTGAAGGATCATTTGTCAATGAATGTTGGACTGGAGAAATTTGAATCCGTTGTCCAAGCTTTGACAGATTTGTTGAAAAAGACAGATACCACAAGATCCGGGAAATCGTTGGATGCTTCGTTTAATGTAAATGAGACATTGAGACACAACGTGAACCACAAACCATTTGGAACGGTGATATTTTCGGAAGTTGAGTGTTACGAAGATGTTTTACCGCATACAAAACCCAAGCGAACACAGACAAAAACACATAACTCGAGAGGCGAAGTCGTGCCACAAAATCAAGAGGCAGACGAAGAGTCGGCATCGGATTCGGATATTTATTATGAATCACAATTTGGAACCGAGTCTTCAACTTTGCCTCCCGATTTAAAAGGCAGAAAAAGGTCGCTTATACCTTTCATTGGAAAGAATAATCGAGTGGCAAAAAACCCCGTCGTGAACGGTAGTCCTAAACCAAAGATGTTTGACGGTACTTTAAAACCAAAGATGATCGCTTCATTTGCAAAGTTCAAGCAGATATTTAAGAAGACTGAAAGAGAAGTTGAATCGTCCATTTTTTTTAGTGATGATCCGGTTTGTTCCGAAAATGCAACAACTACATCGCCTGTACCTTCGGATAGTAAAACTGTCGTCGTTTTCACGCCGTTTGGTCAAGAAAAGCAAGTGCCGTTTTCATGGACGGCAGATTTTACTAACGGTATTATATACTTCAACAATACCGAGAAAAAACTGTTATTGACTGATGCAGATCGCAAATTGAAATGCTCTGAGTATGTTCAGGATGAGCCTCTTGCGATCTTGCATGTGTCGATGGAGAGAGTAGCCATGTTTTGTATAATACAGAAGTCTGGTTCTTGCGTATTGCGATGTTACGATGTGCATGACCGAGAAATCAGATTATATCACAGCGTGAAGCTGCCGGATGAATTCAGCCAGCAATTCATCGGTGCCTGGTATGATACTGTGGACGATAGGTTCGCTGTTGCGTGCAGCGATAAACTATTTATTCTCAACAGAGACGGTGCAATAGAATCCGAGCACGAGCTTGAAAAAAGTGCGGACGAACCTGTAGATGCAGACCGTAATTCTTCTGACGCAAAACCTGTGAAAAACGGCGGTGAACGAGATATTTTAGAGGCAACATATGACTTCAGAAACCGATTGCTTTTTGTACCCGATGCAAAACAAGGGACCTGCGAATATTACATCACACTGAAAAACGAAAATAAATCTTAG